ATACTTTTCCTCCATTGACCCAGTCACTGTTGACCTCAGGGAATATAAATTGGGTGTTTGGCAGATCCAGGCTAATTCCACCCAAAAATAAACCTTCTTATTGGCAGTTTGATATCTGTTAATAACCTGATGTGTTATACATCTGTTTTTGCATTTCCAACTTTACAAGCAAGAATTTGATTTCCTTTTAAAACATTCTTCACATGATCAGGATGGTTTCTTTCCTCTGTGACTTTTCTGATGTTTACAAAGATTGCCATTACAAATAAAGGATTTCTCACATTGTGAACATGAATAAGGCTTCTCTCCGGTGTGATATCTCTGGTGTATAACAAGATTTGCTTTTCGTGTAAAGGATTTGTCACATTCagagcataaaaatggcttctctcctgtatgataTCTCTGGTGTATAACAAGATTTGTTTTTTGTGTAAAGGATTTGTCACATtcagagcatgaaaatggcttctctcctgtatgataTCTCTGGTgtataacaagatttgatttctcattaaaacattttccacattctgaacatgaatatggcttctctcctgtatgaattctctcatgtttaacaagctgtgatttctctgtaaaacatttcccacattctgaacatgaatatggcttttctcctgtgtgaattctctgatgttctcTAAGTTTGGCTTTAcgaataaaacatttcccacattctgaacatggatatggcttctctcctgtgtgacgtggctgatgtttaacaagatctgatttacacgtaaaagatttcccacattctgagcatggaaatggtttctcccctgtgtgaattctctcatgtataatcAGATGATATTTATCGGCAAAACATTTACCGCAGTGTGAACAGGGAAATCGCTTCTCTTCTGTGTAAGTTTTCTGATGTGTACCAAGATGCGATTGTGGTATACTTGTGAGAACAACCTGTGATTGGTTAGTTGGATTACGTGGTAGCTCTTTAA
The genomic region above belongs to Bufo gargarizans isolate SCDJY-AF-19 chromosome 4, ASM1485885v1, whole genome shotgun sequence and contains:
- the LOC122933879 gene encoding gastrula zinc finger protein XlCGF17.1-like; this encodes MVSPVENGAIIPHSSGKNLITLLVYPGLLIKELPRNPTNQSQVVLTSIPQSHLGTHQKTYTEEKRFPCSHCGKCFADKYHLIIHERIHTGEKPFPCSECGKSFTCKSDLVKHQPRHTGEKPYPCSECGKCFIRKAKLREHQRIHTGEKPYSCSECGKCFTEKSQLVKHERIHTGEKPYSCSECGKCFNEKSNLVIHQRYHTGEKPFSCSECDKSFTQKTNLVIHQRYHTGEKPFLCSECDKSFTRKANLVIHQRYHTGEKPYSCSQCEKSFICNGNLCKHQKSHRGKKPS